Proteins encoded together in one Hevea brasiliensis isolate MT/VB/25A 57/8 chromosome 16, ASM3005281v1, whole genome shotgun sequence window:
- the LOC110640007 gene encoding protein STAY-GREEN, chloroplastic: MGALSIVSLLPLKRRPSVFEQNSPLCPSRRKPKKRISPVARLFGPSIFEASKLKVLFVGVDEEKHPAKLPRTYTLTHSDITARLTLAISQTINNSQLQGWSNKLYRDEVVAEWKKVKGKMSLHVHCHISGGHFLLDLCARLRYFIFCKELPVVLKAFVHGDGNLFNNYPELQEALVWVYFHSKIPEFNRAECWGPLKDAGAPSSGVHRPHESNQQATPASNWDLPEPCKENCECCFPPMSLIPWSQRPPHRAEGTQQSIQQAAQKP; the protein is encoded by the exons ATGGGTGCTTTGTCTATTGTTTCTCTGCTTCCTTTAAAGCGAAGACCATCTGTGTTTGAGCAGAACAGCCCTCTCTGCCCCTCCAGAAGAAAACCCAAGAAGAGAATCAGTCCT GTGGCAAGATTATTTGGGCCATCAATTTTTGAGGCTTCAAAGTTGAAGGTGTTGTTTGTAGGGGTTGATGAGGAGAAGCATCCGGCGAAGCTGCCGAGGACTTATACACTAACACATAGTGATATTACTGCTAGGCTTACTTTAGCCATCTCACAGACAATAAATAATTCTCAG TTGCAGGGATGGTCCAACAAATTGTACAGAGATGAAGTTGTGGCAGAATGGAAGAAAGTGAAGGGAAAGATGTCTCTTCATGTTCATTGTCATATAAGTGGAGGCCATTTTTTATTAGATTTATGTGCAAGGCTCAGATATTTCATCTTCTGCAAAGAACTCCCTGTG GTGTTGAAGGCCTTTGTCCACGGAGATGGGAATTTGTTTAACAATTACCCAGAATTACAAGAAGCTTTGGTTTGGGTTTATTTCCATTCAAAGATTCCAGAATTCAATAGGGCAGAGTGTTGGGGCCCTTTAAAGGATGCTGGAGCACCTTCTTCTGGGGTCCATAGACCCCATGAAAGCAACCAGCAGGCAACCCCAGCAAGTAATTGGGACTTGCCCGAGCCATGTAAAGAGAACTGCGAGTGTTGTTTCCCACCAATGAGCTTAATCCCTTGGTCACAAAGACCACCCCACAGAGCTGAAGGGACCCAGCAGAGCATTCAACAAGCAGCTCAAAAACCCTAA